The following are encoded in a window of Pan troglodytes isolate AG18354 chromosome 4, NHGRI_mPanTro3-v2.0_pri, whole genome shotgun sequence genomic DNA:
- the LOC735489 gene encoding iron-sulfur cluster assembly 1 homolog, mitochondrial: protein MSPSLVRATARAVSKRKLQPTRAALTLTPSAVNTIKQLLKDKPEHVGVKVGVRTRGCNGLSYTLEYTKTKGDSDKEFIQDGVRVFIEKKAQLTLLGTEMDYVEDKLSSEFVFNNPNIKGTCGCGESFNIRNLRILLAVGSRKARGSFGAHCRNHMTVTCWKIK from the coding sequence ATGTCGCCTTCCTTAGTCCGGGCAACTGCCCGGGCTGTGAGCAAGAGGAAGCTGCAGCCCACCCGGGCAGCCCTCACCCTGACACCTTCAGCAGTAAACACGATAAAACAACTTCTTAAAGATAAGCCTGAGCATGTAGGTGTAAAAGTTGGTGTCCGAACCAGGGGCTGTAATGGCCTTTCTTATACTCTAGAATATACAAAGACAAAAGGAGATTCTGATAAAGaatttattcaagatggagtcagaGTATTCATCGAAAAGAAAGCACAGCTAACACTTTTAGGAACAGAAATGGACTATGTTGAAGACAAATTATCCAGTGAGTTTGTGTTCAATAACCCAAACATCAAAGGGACTTGTGGCTGTGGAGAAAGCTTTAATATTCGAAATCTCAGGATTCTTCTGGCTGTAGGTTCCAGGAAAGCTCGTGGAAGCTTTGGGGCTCACTGCAGAAATCATATGACTGTCACGTGCTGGAAAATAAAGTGA